In the genome of Andrena cerasifolii isolate SP2316 chromosome 5, iyAndCera1_principal, whole genome shotgun sequence, one region contains:
- the LOC143369118 gene encoding TNF receptor-associated factor 6: MRIYITVPEEIVSCSKGMEDYLEPRFECPICLTWLRDPVLTSCGHKFCSQCIYTWLQKEGARCPVDSRPLKSESDLFRDLYTSREILQQRTTCPYQRFGCEITLSPVDMETHTNQCVYKRSLSDSQNIYCHFKSVGCTEAFCIEEDLHAHLEANINLHLTMVLKTLPQLSVMETHANTVAVESKMWDPPSKSGTSSDKNEPLPEWQQLLKNLYERIVVLEQQNRELSITVSNQSTQLTTLQTSLRFNQEEMFLRSCNGVYIWRLHTFHEKLGSMVNDPLKMFYSPGFYTSPNGYKMCARINVSSKDPEFLSLLLHIMKSENDDGLDWPFNGMMYFILVHPRDWEKDIREITSSRPDLEAFRKPVCELNKRSFGYTEFVRIRNLSDFLQNDCLIFRIEVRVQDRYKVPM; the protein is encoded by the exons ATGAGGATATACATAACAGTTCCTGAAGAAATTGTTTCC TGTAGCAAAGGTATGGAAGATTATCTTGAGCCTAGATTTGAGTGTCCTATTTGTTTAACTTGGCTACGCGATCCAGTTTTAACATCTTGTGGTCATAAGTTCTGTTCGCAATGTATATACACTTGGCTTCA aaAGGAAGGTGCTCGTTGCCCAGTTGACAGTCGACCCCTAAAATCCGAAAGTGATCTGTTCAGAGACTTATACACCAGTAGGGAGATATTACAGCAACGTACAACTTGCCCCTATCAACGCTTCGGTTGTGAAATTACATTGTCACCAGTAGATATGGAAACACATACAAATCAATGTGTATATAAGCGAAGTCTTTCGGATTCACAAAATATTTACTGCCATTTTAAAAGTGTCGGATGCACAGAGGCCTTTTGTATAGAAGAAGATTTGCACGCTCACTTAGAAGCAAACATAAATCTTCATTTAACA ATGGTTCTAAAAACATTACCGCAATTATCTGTTATGGAAACTCACGCTAATACAGTAGCTGTTGAATCTAAAATGTGGGATCCACCTTCGAAAAGTGGGACGTCTTCGGACAAAAATGAACCATTGCCAGAATGGCAGCAATTGTTAAA GAATTTGTATGAAAGAATAGTGGTGCTGGAACAGCAAAACAGAGAACTGTCCATAACTGTTTCTAATCAAAGCACTCAACTTACAACCTTGCAAACTTCCCTGCGATTtaatcaggaagaaatgttTCTACGTAGTTGCAATGGTGTTTATATTTGGAGGTTACATACATTCCATGAGAAGCTTGGAAGCATGGTAAACGACCCATTGAAAATGTTTTACAGCCCTGGTTTCTACACTAGCCCTAATGGTTACAAGATGTGCGCTAGGATTAACGTATCTTCCAAAGATCCGGAGTTTCTATCATTACTTCTGCACATAATGAAATCAGAAAATGACGATGGCTTGGATTGGCCATTTAATGGTATGATGTACTTTATTTTGGTGCATCCACGCGATTGGGAGAAGGATATACGAGAGATAACATCGTCGAGGCCGGATCTTGAGGCATTTAGGAAACCAGTGTGTGAACTAAACAAACGCAGTTTTGGTTACACGGAATTCGTACGAATACGAAATTTATCAGATTTCTTGCAAAACGATTGTTTGATCTTCAGGATAGAAGTTCGTGTCCAAGATCGGTATAAAGTGCCGATGTAA
- the LOC143369124 gene encoding polyprenal reductase, translating into MQSNFIRILFILITALTGIFGLLINYVESYLPSILTSTYRYGKFSANTYQPIVAKAEVPKRWFKHFYIFAAPTSSYVLYLVLNKYLLNGDIPKTVTWILNKSLGSNRQPLVSPESTFLVSVLLCLHCWKRLYETTCVNIFSDKMMNILHYLIGFYHYIGTLLCVIGESEGFSGDSNETISWNRITYIQLLCAVIFILSSYAQLKANYALSNLRKDKDDKVNSKVYKIPQTGLFEYVSGALQFTEIFIYLTASIILWQSSTFHYVTIWVIVNQTSTAVLTHKWYIQTFKNYPKSRKILVPYLF; encoded by the exons ATGCAGTCAAATTTTATACGCATTTTATTCATTTTGATTACTGCACTCACTGGTATTTTTGGGCTGTTAATTAACTATGTGGAATCTTATTTACCTTCAATACTGACTTCTACTTATCGTTATGGCAAGTTTTCTGCTAATACATATCAACCAATTGTAGCAAAAGCAGAGGTACCCAAAAG ATGGTTTaaacatttttacatatttgcTGCACCAACTTCGAGTTACGTACTATATTTGgttctaaataaatatttattaaacggcGACATTCCTAAAACTGTCACATGGATATTAAATAAGAGTTTAGGATCAAATAGACAACCACTGG TCTCACCAGAAAGCACATTTCTAGTTAGTGTACTTTTATGTCTGCATTGCTGGAAACGATTATATGAAACGACTTGTGTAAATATCTTCAGTGATAAAATGATGAATATTCTTCATTATCTCATTGGATTTTATCATTACATAGGAACCCTACTGTGCGTTATAGGCGAATCTGAAGGATTTAGTGGAG attcTAATGAAaccatttcttggaatagaATTACGTATATTCAGTTACTGTGTGCAGTCATTTTTATATTGTCATCCTACGCTCAGCTCAAGGCAAATTACGCTCTCAGTAATTTACGAAAGGATAAAGATGACAAAGTAAATTCCAAAGTATATAAAATACCACAAACTGGTCTTTTTGAATACGTGTCAGGCGCGTtacaatttacagaaatatttatttatctaacCGCTTCTATAATTTTGTGGCAAAGTTCAACATTTCATTACGTTACAATATGGGTCATAGTCAATCAG ACATCTACTGCAGTGTTAACTCATAAATGGTATATACAAACTTTCAAGAATTATCCAAAATCTCGGAAAATTCTAGTTCCTTACCTTTTCTAA
- the Ostgamma gene encoding oligosaccharide transferase gamma subunit isoform X2, translating into MDYKIYITLLGLVLSLNYVCCQYRTKNTQSSSLSDRVQQLAELTLTRPVIKLNGAKFKEYVRTTPRNYSVVVMFTAMAPQRQCQICRHANDEFVIVANSFRYSQPHSKKLFFASVDFDEGSDVFQMMRLNTAPVYMHFPPKGKPKPADTMDIQRVGFGAEAIAKWISERTEIQIRVFRPPNYSGTVAIVMLLVLIGGVLYLRRNNLDFIYNKNIWGLGALFFTLMMISGQMWNHIRGPPFIHKSSSGNVAYIHASSQGQFILETYIVMVLNGAVVLGMILMTEAASRKGDVKKRRIFAAIGAGLVAIFFSLLLSIFRNKAQGYPYSLLFK; encoded by the exons AtggattataaaatatatattacactTTTGGGACTTGTTTTGAGTTTAAATTATGTTTGCTGCCAATACAGAACGAAAAAT ACTCAAAGCTCGTCTTTATCCGACCGTGTGCAACAATTAGCGGAATTGACTCTTACGAGACCCGTAATAAAATTGAATGGTGCAAAATTTAAAGAGTATGTCAGAACTACACCCAGAAATTATTCCGTCGTGGTAATGTTTACCGCCATGGCACCCCAAAGGCAGTGCCAAATATGCAG GCATGCAAACGATGAATTTGTGATAGTAGCAAATTCATTCAGATACTCGCAGCCTCATTCGAAGAAGTTATTCTTCGCGTCTGTAGATTTTGACGAGGGCTCGGATGTTTTCCAAATG ATGCGGCTAAACACGGCACCGGTGTATATGCATTTCCCACCGAAAGGTAAACCAAAGCCCGCGGATACTATGGATATTCAACGGGTAGGGTTTGGAGCTGAGGCAATTGCGAAATGGATATCCGAACGTACCGAGATTCAG ATTAGAGTATTCAGGCCACCAAATTATTCTGGGACAGTAGCAATTGTGATGTTATTGGTACTGATTGGAGGAGTCTTGTACTTGAGACGTAATAATTTAGACTTCATTTACAACAAGAATATTTGGGGACTCGGTGCACTG TTTTTCACCCTTATGATGATATCTGGACAAATGTGGAATCACATAAGGGGACCACCGTTTATACATAAATCATCTAGTGGAAATGTGGCTTATATTCATGCTTCTTCTCAAGGTCAATTTATTTTGGAGACATACATTGTCATGGTATTGA ATGGGGCCGTGGTATTAGGTATGATCTTAATGACCGAGGCTGCATCACGTAAAGGGGATGTAAAAAAGCGACGAATATTTGCCGCAATAGGCGCAGGATTAGTCGCTATTTTCTTCAGTCTCCTGTTATCAATATTTAGGAACAAAGCGCAAGGTTATCCATACAG CTTATTATTCAAGTAA
- the Ostgamma gene encoding oligosaccharide transferase gamma subunit isoform X1 — protein MDYKIYITLLGLVLSLNYVCCQYRTKNTQSSSLSDRVQQLAELTLTRPVIKLNGAKFKEYVRTTPRNYSVVVMFTAMAPQRQCQICRHANDEFVIVANSFRYSQPHSKKLFFASVDFDEGSDVFQMMRLNTAPVYMHFPPKGKPKPADTMDIQRVGFGAEAIAKWISERTEIQIRVFRPPNYSGTVAIVMLLVLIGGVLYLRRNNLDFIYNKNIWGLGALFFTLMMISGQMWNHIRGPPFIHKSSSGNVAYIHASSQGQFILETYIVMVLNGAVVLGMILMTEAASRKGDVKKRRIFAAIGAGLVAIFFSLLLSIFRNKAQGYPYRYVNFK, from the exons AtggattataaaatatatattacactTTTGGGACTTGTTTTGAGTTTAAATTATGTTTGCTGCCAATACAGAACGAAAAAT ACTCAAAGCTCGTCTTTATCCGACCGTGTGCAACAATTAGCGGAATTGACTCTTACGAGACCCGTAATAAAATTGAATGGTGCAAAATTTAAAGAGTATGTCAGAACTACACCCAGAAATTATTCCGTCGTGGTAATGTTTACCGCCATGGCACCCCAAAGGCAGTGCCAAATATGCAG GCATGCAAACGATGAATTTGTGATAGTAGCAAATTCATTCAGATACTCGCAGCCTCATTCGAAGAAGTTATTCTTCGCGTCTGTAGATTTTGACGAGGGCTCGGATGTTTTCCAAATG ATGCGGCTAAACACGGCACCGGTGTATATGCATTTCCCACCGAAAGGTAAACCAAAGCCCGCGGATACTATGGATATTCAACGGGTAGGGTTTGGAGCTGAGGCAATTGCGAAATGGATATCCGAACGTACCGAGATTCAG ATTAGAGTATTCAGGCCACCAAATTATTCTGGGACAGTAGCAATTGTGATGTTATTGGTACTGATTGGAGGAGTCTTGTACTTGAGACGTAATAATTTAGACTTCATTTACAACAAGAATATTTGGGGACTCGGTGCACTG TTTTTCACCCTTATGATGATATCTGGACAAATGTGGAATCACATAAGGGGACCACCGTTTATACATAAATCATCTAGTGGAAATGTGGCTTATATTCATGCTTCTTCTCAAGGTCAATTTATTTTGGAGACATACATTGTCATGGTATTGA ATGGGGCCGTGGTATTAGGTATGATCTTAATGACCGAGGCTGCATCACGTAAAGGGGATGTAAAAAAGCGACGAATATTTGCCGCAATAGGCGCAGGATTAGTCGCTATTTTCTTCAGTCTCCTGTTATCAATATTTAGGAACAAAGCGCAAGGTTATCCATACAGGTATGTTAATTTCAAATGa
- the LOC143369104 gene encoding uncharacterized protein LOC143369104 isoform X2 yields the protein MSFSKARIQRFNECENDVPPPGAYDPKFDLKVKGFAIEKSERFHDGKSIISAECSLSASTKSTSNLVGSIRTSQHPRKKFPSRSCSKVKPRSLIPNSDKRFKYKSEHQLADLQVECLNKSKTIQEHEKHIENVKEEIRQLKLQLEESCEKQMDVEEQHKRDIETMAKLQQDILNGRNEKHQYEVENLRCQLLEVSEEKQREIQAGKAIEGDLRSQITDFTKKITALDSELANERHASKEKIQSLEAQIEELKMKLEKLIESHKYEVNVLEQEKFELDSSIKNVTDKLAECEEKLRSVIAESNEKINVMIMEAKTAVEEEMRLTTERYKSCLARAEMERVALDEKLLQKDAEITRLSVTLEELKSSAETQESFGQSLQMELDRAETELAEKKEELRALKDQIRSEAAEMVARRKRFEVITAENQSSVAALTNRLAQSNAEVERLQHELKRGEDCINEHRDLLNIMRNNSEMVHGQVNALLEKLAAKKELVNQLEIDSLSEVESMKLVFEAKIEDLKEIATKEVTKLQADCDAKDAQSVEMKHQLHKMANRLNGAQAMLLQLEERNDAQELEISRVELLNSKLNEQFKETNVALEEANKLLEGQSEYKLSLHEAQSKIQELSDKIKYLQEKESGVEDKTELLKEEKSRREAAEEEVRKLTGYNERLRKDYQEMSEKYAELIGHQNHRQRIKHVSQLKDKINQLEQEMRVKIRTIEQQQKVIEKFRAEEKRSFKGKENTLGMLKIVLSSPVPSPQKPLTPLRNRNE from the exons ATGTCGTTTTCAAAAGCCAGAATCCAAAGATTTAACGAATGCGAAA ATGATGTACCTCCACCAGGCGCATATGATCCAAAGTTTGATCTTAAGGTGAAAGGTTTTGCTATTGAGAAATCAGAAAGATTCCATGATGGTAAAAGCATAATCAGTGCAGAATGCAGTTTATCAGCTTCTACCAAAAGTACAAGCAACTTGGTTGGAAGTATTAGAACG TCACAGCATCCACGGAAGAAGTTTCCTTCTAGGTCGTGTTCAAAAGTGAAGCCACGTTCGCTTATTCCAAATAGCGATAagagatttaaatataaatcagAGCATCAGCTAGCAGATCTGCAAGTGGAATGTTTAAACAAAAGCAAGACTATACAGGAGCATGAAAAGCACATAGAAAATGTGAAGGAAGAAATACGacaattaaaattacagttGGAGGAATCATGTGAAAAGCAAATGGATGTAGAGGAGCAGCACAAAAGAGACATAGAAACAATG GCCAAACTGCAACAAGATATTTTGAATGGTCGTAATGAGAAACATCAATATGAAGTGGAGAACCTTCGTTGTCAATTATTGGAGGTTTCAGAGGAAAAACAGCGCGAAATCCAGGCTGGAAAAGCAATAGAAGGCGATCTGAGAAGTCAAATCACAGATTTCACCAAGAAGATCACTGCCTTAGACTCTGAATTGGCCAATGAAAGACATGCGAGCAAAgagaaa ATTCAAAGTCTCGAAGCACAAATCGAAGAACTGAAAATGAAGTTGGAGAAATTAATCGAGAGTCACAAATACGAAGTCAACGTGTTAGAACAGGAAAAATTTGAACTTGATTCTAGCATTAAAAATGTAACTGATAAGCTTGCCGAATGCGAGGAAAAATTAAGAAGTGTGATCGCCGAGAGCAACGAGAAA ATAAATGTTATGATAATGGAAGCAAAAACCGCCGTGGAGGAGGAAATGCGACTCACCACAGAAAGATATAAAAGTTGTTTAGCACGAGCAGAAATGGAACGAGTAGCGTTAGACGAGAAACTCTTGCAAAAAGACGCTGAGATTACTCGGCTCTCTGTTACCCTTGAAGAGTTAAAATCTTCTGCAGAAACTCAG GAGAGCTTTGGGCAAAGCCTGCAAATGGAACTGGACCGAGCAGAAACTGAGCTAGcagagaagaaggaagaattGAGAGCTTTGAAAGATCAAATTCGGTCGGAAGCAGCCGAAATGGTGGCTAGGAGAAAGAG GTTTGAAGTTATAACGGCGGAAAATCAATCTTCGGTTGCTGCTTTAACTAACCgtttggcacaaagtaatgctgAAGTAGAGAGGCTGCAGCATGAACTAAAACGTGGTGAAGATTGCATAAACGAGCATCGTGATTTATTGAACATTATGCGTAATAATTCAGAGATGGTGCACGGACAAGTAAATGCTCTGTTGGAAAAATTAGCGGCCAAGAAGGAATTGGTTAACCAACTGGAAATCGACAGTTTGAGCGAAGTGGAATCAATGAAATTAGTGTTCGAAGCTAAAATCGAAGATCTTAAAGAAATAGCAACGAAGGAAGTAACAAAATTGCAAGCGGACTGTGAcgcaaaagatgctcaaagCGTTGAG ATGAAACACCAACTGCACAAGATGGCTAATCGCCTAAACGGAGCACAAGCCATGTTGCTTCAGTTGGAGGAGAGGAACGACGCTCAGGAGCTCGAAATTTCTAGAGTGGAATTACTCAACAGTAAACTGAACGAACAATTTAAAGAAACTAATGTAGCTTTGGAGGAAGCTAATAAACTGTTAGAGGGTCAGTCGGAATATAAACTTTCTTTGCATGAG GCGCAATCTAAAATCCAGGAGCTTTctgataaaattaaatatcttcaAGAGAAGGAGAGTGGCGTTGAG GATAAGACTGAGCTgcttaaagaagaaaaatcCCGGCGGGAAGCAGCCGAAGA GGAGGTGAGGAAACTTACCGGATACAACGAGCGTCTCAGAAAAGATTATCAAGAAATGAGCGAGAAATATGCGGAACTTATTGGCCATCAGAATCATAGGCAAAGAATTAAGCACGTCAGCCAGTTGAAAGATAAAATCAACCAGCTAGAACAG gaGATGCGCGTCAAGATTAGAACGATAGAGCAGCAGCAGAAAGTCATCGAAAAGTTCAGAGCAGAAGAAAAACGTTCCTTCAAAGGGAAGGAAAATACGTTAGGAATGTTAAAGATCGTTCTATCGTCGCCTGTTCCTTCGCCGCAGAAACCACTAACGCCTCTAAGAAATCGGAATGAATAG
- the LOC143369104 gene encoding uncharacterized protein LOC143369104 isoform X1 yields MKHTIVLVLSHSKNPQSSESRFAVFPYDVPPPGAYDPKFDLKVKGFAIEKSERFHDGKSIISAECSLSASTKSTSNLVGSIRTSQHPRKKFPSRSCSKVKPRSLIPNSDKRFKYKSEHQLADLQVECLNKSKTIQEHEKHIENVKEEIRQLKLQLEESCEKQMDVEEQHKRDIETMAKLQQDILNGRNEKHQYEVENLRCQLLEVSEEKQREIQAGKAIEGDLRSQITDFTKKITALDSELANERHASKEKIQSLEAQIEELKMKLEKLIESHKYEVNVLEQEKFELDSSIKNVTDKLAECEEKLRSVIAESNEKINVMIMEAKTAVEEEMRLTTERYKSCLARAEMERVALDEKLLQKDAEITRLSVTLEELKSSAETQESFGQSLQMELDRAETELAEKKEELRALKDQIRSEAAEMVARRKRFEVITAENQSSVAALTNRLAQSNAEVERLQHELKRGEDCINEHRDLLNIMRNNSEMVHGQVNALLEKLAAKKELVNQLEIDSLSEVESMKLVFEAKIEDLKEIATKEVTKLQADCDAKDAQSVEMKHQLHKMANRLNGAQAMLLQLEERNDAQELEISRVELLNSKLNEQFKETNVALEEANKLLEGQSEYKLSLHEAQSKIQELSDKIKYLQEKESGVEDKTELLKEEKSRREAAEEEVRKLTGYNERLRKDYQEMSEKYAELIGHQNHRQRIKHVSQLKDKINQLEQEMRVKIRTIEQQQKVIEKFRAEEKRSFKGKENTLGMLKIVLSSPVPSPQKPLTPLRNRNE; encoded by the exons atgaaacacaccattgttcttgttttgagtcactctaaaaacccacaaagcaGTGAGTCCAGGTTCGCAGTATTCCCTT ATGATGTACCTCCACCAGGCGCATATGATCCAAAGTTTGATCTTAAGGTGAAAGGTTTTGCTATTGAGAAATCAGAAAGATTCCATGATGGTAAAAGCATAATCAGTGCAGAATGCAGTTTATCAGCTTCTACCAAAAGTACAAGCAACTTGGTTGGAAGTATTAGAACG TCACAGCATCCACGGAAGAAGTTTCCTTCTAGGTCGTGTTCAAAAGTGAAGCCACGTTCGCTTATTCCAAATAGCGATAagagatttaaatataaatcagAGCATCAGCTAGCAGATCTGCAAGTGGAATGTTTAAACAAAAGCAAGACTATACAGGAGCATGAAAAGCACATAGAAAATGTGAAGGAAGAAATACGacaattaaaattacagttGGAGGAATCATGTGAAAAGCAAATGGATGTAGAGGAGCAGCACAAAAGAGACATAGAAACAATG GCCAAACTGCAACAAGATATTTTGAATGGTCGTAATGAGAAACATCAATATGAAGTGGAGAACCTTCGTTGTCAATTATTGGAGGTTTCAGAGGAAAAACAGCGCGAAATCCAGGCTGGAAAAGCAATAGAAGGCGATCTGAGAAGTCAAATCACAGATTTCACCAAGAAGATCACTGCCTTAGACTCTGAATTGGCCAATGAAAGACATGCGAGCAAAgagaaa ATTCAAAGTCTCGAAGCACAAATCGAAGAACTGAAAATGAAGTTGGAGAAATTAATCGAGAGTCACAAATACGAAGTCAACGTGTTAGAACAGGAAAAATTTGAACTTGATTCTAGCATTAAAAATGTAACTGATAAGCTTGCCGAATGCGAGGAAAAATTAAGAAGTGTGATCGCCGAGAGCAACGAGAAA ATAAATGTTATGATAATGGAAGCAAAAACCGCCGTGGAGGAGGAAATGCGACTCACCACAGAAAGATATAAAAGTTGTTTAGCACGAGCAGAAATGGAACGAGTAGCGTTAGACGAGAAACTCTTGCAAAAAGACGCTGAGATTACTCGGCTCTCTGTTACCCTTGAAGAGTTAAAATCTTCTGCAGAAACTCAG GAGAGCTTTGGGCAAAGCCTGCAAATGGAACTGGACCGAGCAGAAACTGAGCTAGcagagaagaaggaagaattGAGAGCTTTGAAAGATCAAATTCGGTCGGAAGCAGCCGAAATGGTGGCTAGGAGAAAGAG GTTTGAAGTTATAACGGCGGAAAATCAATCTTCGGTTGCTGCTTTAACTAACCgtttggcacaaagtaatgctgAAGTAGAGAGGCTGCAGCATGAACTAAAACGTGGTGAAGATTGCATAAACGAGCATCGTGATTTATTGAACATTATGCGTAATAATTCAGAGATGGTGCACGGACAAGTAAATGCTCTGTTGGAAAAATTAGCGGCCAAGAAGGAATTGGTTAACCAACTGGAAATCGACAGTTTGAGCGAAGTGGAATCAATGAAATTAGTGTTCGAAGCTAAAATCGAAGATCTTAAAGAAATAGCAACGAAGGAAGTAACAAAATTGCAAGCGGACTGTGAcgcaaaagatgctcaaagCGTTGAG ATGAAACACCAACTGCACAAGATGGCTAATCGCCTAAACGGAGCACAAGCCATGTTGCTTCAGTTGGAGGAGAGGAACGACGCTCAGGAGCTCGAAATTTCTAGAGTGGAATTACTCAACAGTAAACTGAACGAACAATTTAAAGAAACTAATGTAGCTTTGGAGGAAGCTAATAAACTGTTAGAGGGTCAGTCGGAATATAAACTTTCTTTGCATGAG GCGCAATCTAAAATCCAGGAGCTTTctgataaaattaaatatcttcaAGAGAAGGAGAGTGGCGTTGAG GATAAGACTGAGCTgcttaaagaagaaaaatcCCGGCGGGAAGCAGCCGAAGA GGAGGTGAGGAAACTTACCGGATACAACGAGCGTCTCAGAAAAGATTATCAAGAAATGAGCGAGAAATATGCGGAACTTATTGGCCATCAGAATCATAGGCAAAGAATTAAGCACGTCAGCCAGTTGAAAGATAAAATCAACCAGCTAGAACAG gaGATGCGCGTCAAGATTAGAACGATAGAGCAGCAGCAGAAAGTCATCGAAAAGTTCAGAGCAGAAGAAAAACGTTCCTTCAAAGGGAAGGAAAATACGTTAGGAATGTTAAAGATCGTTCTATCGTCGCCTGTTCCTTCGCCGCAGAAACCACTAACGCCTCTAAGAAATCGGAATGAATAG